The nucleotide window TTCCAGTGGCTCAAGAGCCGTGGTTTGGATGGCGTCAAGCTCATTGTGGGAGACAAGTGCCTTGGTATGCTGGACGCGGCCGCTGAAGTATTTCCAGAAGCCAAGTACCAGCGTTGTACAGTTCACTTTTACCGCAATGTGTTCTCTGCCACACCCCGAAGCAAACTGAAGCTGGTTGCCAAGATGCTCAAGGCTATCCACGCCCAGGAAAGCAAGGCTGCTGCCCGGGAAAAGGCCAAGCAGGTCGCCCAAGACCTGCGGGAGATGAAGCTGAAAGAGGCTGCCAAAAAGGTGGAAGACAGTATCGAGGAAACTCTGGCTTACATGGATTTTCCCTACGAGCACTGGCTGCGTATCCGTACCAACAACGTCATCGAACGACTCAACCGAGAGATCCGTCGCAGAACGCGGGTGGTCGGCACATTTCCCGATGGCAATTCAGCTTTGATGCTTGTCTGTGCCCGGCTTCGCCATGTAGCCGGCACCCAGTGGGGCAGCAAGAAATATATGAACATGAAGCATCTGGAATATTCACCGGCAGACATCGCTTCTGCCGTCAGCTGACCGTCAACCACCGGCCTCATTTCCTAATTTGCGCATAATTCTTGACAGTACCCATTGTATTGGAGGTTATCTAAAATGGAATTAGTGGAGCCTATTAGAGATAAAAAGCAGATCCAAGGTATGAAAAAATATTTAAAAGGCCAAAACTGCCGGGATTGGTTGTTATTTACTTTGGGTATCAATTCAGGTTTGCGAGTTTCAGACTTACTAAAACTGATTGTAACTGATGTAAAAGGCAAAGAACGCATTATTATTAGAGAACAAAAAACTGGATAAATAAAGGATTTTCCTCTTTCAGATACTTGTAAAAAGGCTATTAATGATTACTTGAAAGAAACGCAGCTTGTATATGGAACTTTATTTCCAAGCCGTAAAGGAGGTAAGGCTATTTCCAGAGTACAGGCGTATAGAATTTTAAATGATGCTGCCAGGCACATTGGTATAACAGATGCAATTGGCACTCATACTTTAAGAAAAACTTTTGGCTATCATGCATACCAAAGCGGCTGTGACATTACTCGAATTCAGAGATTGCTCAATCATTCAGCTCCAAGTATAACATTGTCCTACATTGGTATAACGAAAGATGAGTTGGACGCGGTCTATATCGCTAAATCTTTAAAATTTTGAGAACCTTAATCACTGTCTGTAAGTGTAAAAAGCGGCGCCTTTTAAATAACTTTGACACTTCTTACACTAGTTTTACCTATACTATGGGGTAGCTAATTTTTTTCATAGGGTTTATGTTCAAATGTAAAGCCTAATATAAAACCATCACGTTTCTATTGTATCTTTAGATAGATCAATAGGAGAGTGATGGTATGGTTATGAAAAAATTAATTTTTAGCTTTGTGGAAACTATTAAGCAAAAGCAACTTATCATGGTAACATTTCAAATGAAAGCTAACAATCAAATTGTACAACGTAAATGCGCCCCTTTGGACTTAGCGCCAAGTAAACGAACCAAAAGCATTCGGTTTAAATTTCATTTATGGGATATGACTAACAGTCATGTTCTAAGTCTAGAGCCTAACCAGATAATGGAGTTTGAAGTGTCGGGCGAAACCTTTGAACCGGAATCCATTATTAATTGGAATACATCTGTGACGTCTTGGTGCGTTCAGCGCGACTGGGGAAAACTTTCATAAATAATAAAACAGACACCTGATTGTATTCGTACAGAAGGTGTCTGTTTTTTTGAGAGATATAACTGCTTTTATCGTTTCTGGCGATATTTAAGCCGCATTAATTCGATGTATTCTTTAATATTTTGTATAGCCTCGGGCGGGAGGTGATCGATTTTAAGATCAATCGGGTTAGCGGACGGATCATTAGTAAAATTTCGTATATTAGTTTCGCCTACAAGCCAGGAAACGCTAACCCCCTGCATTTTGGCTATTAGCTTCATCATTTCGCTGCTAGGTTCACCGCGTCCATCAAGCCAACCTTTTAACTGATTGCGGGTAGCGCCGAATTTTGCGGCATATTCAGTCTGTGTGAGCCGGTAATCGGTGTCTTTTGCTTCTTCATATAGTTGATTTATTCTCTCTTGAAAAGTTGCCAACTCAATCACCTCTGTTTATATTCTAAACGAGGTGATGATCAAATGATCAAATGATTAAAAAATCATTGACAGTTTAAAAATTAAACAATATAATATGTTTAAAAAATAAACGATTATCTGGGGGTTGGTATGGCAATTAAGCGATTAGCGTTCATATTGGCGCGGGAAAAACTAGGATTATCTAAAAGTGCAGTAGCTGCTGCCACTGGAATCAGTGCGCAACGGTATCGTAGAATAGAAGGCAACATTGAGGTAAGAGTTGACATTGAGGAAGCTTATAAAATTGCGAACTTTTTAGGATATGAACACCCTAAATCTATTTTTTTGTCTATAAATGTTTAAAAAATAAACAGGACAGTATGCCTTGAAATGTGTGCATCTGTAGACCAGTTACGATAGAAGCAAGAAAGATGTACAAACCCAGCTGCCTTTATTGTGGCTGACATTATAATGCTAAGGAGGGCGGGTAGGAAAATATTTAGATAGGCTAGATGGTTCGTTAGTACTGAAAGATGAATTTGGAAGGGGAAGCATAATGAAAAAAACATTACTTGCTTTAGTTGTATGCCAAGTGTTTGCGGCATCTGCATTTGCTGCTGAAACTAGTTCAGTTCCCAATGATAACGTTGTTGTTATTGGGAATATTAATGCGGTGGAAAATCCATCCCCGGTAGAAACAAGATCAACAACTGTTAACGGACAGTTCCTTGAAAGTCAAGCTATAGGCTATGGCAATGACCTAGTTAATCGGAAAATTCAGCATATGACCAGAGGGAAAGATCGCCAGGCTGGTTGAAACGGACGGATATTAGCATTCAGTTTCAAACGGACTTTAAACCAATTTATTCACTCGAAACCATTAATCCATTAGGTAAGATGACGGATAAAGTTACAAACTTTTATCAATTCCAATTTGGTAATGATTTAACGGCTGGAACAGTAGCTAATTTTGGTCTTGGTAATCGTGTGCTATCTGACGACAAAGCCAGCATGATTGGAGCTAATATTTTCTTTGACCACGCTTTCCGCCATGGGCATGAGCGCATTGGCGGTGGCTTGGAATACTTCCAAGGTCGTAACGAATATCGATCTAATATTTATCATGCAGTTTCCGGTGAAAAAGAGATTGATTCTGTAAATCACATTTTTGAAAAAGCCTTGAGCGGTTATGATTACGAAATTGGTACTTCTTTTGCGAAAGCGCCTTGGGCTAAACTTTATTTAAAAGGCTATCATTGGGATTACACCTATGCCAATAATGTTGATGGTTACAAAGTACGTACCGTACTGCAGGTAACTAGTCAGTTCAATACTGAGCTTGGCTATTATAAAGATAATAATGCTACTGGTCAAAAATACATAAAAGTTATGTACAATCTTGCAGAAAAATCGAATGCTCCGGCCATGTTTGAAGCCAATAAACCAATCTTCCGGGCAGGAGAAGATATAAAAGTAGAAAACAAACGCTTGGATAAAGTGCAACGGGAAAATGATATTCGCGTTGAAACTTATCAAAAAGTAACTAGCGGTGGTGGAACCACTATAATACCGCTTGCTATATCATTTGCTCATATCGGATCATAAACAGTAAATAACTGAGGGGGAGAATATGAACAAAAAGTTTATTACATGTGTAGTTACATTGTTTGTTGTCGTTATGCTCTTTACCGTTCCGGTACTGGCAGCCGATGCCGCTATTGAACCATATTGGCCTACGCGGACAGATTAAATGGCGAGTTTCTTCTGATCTCGTAGCATAGCGGCGAAATGCCACCCAAGGCACTATGCCTTCTGCGGGTATTGTAGTAACTGATCCAGGCCTCGATACTGGCCGTAGCCTGTCCTAGTGTAGCAAAAGACCGCTTTTTAACATGCTCCACTTTTAAAAGCCGGAAGAAGGATTCCATCGGGGCGTTATCATAGGGATTGCCTTTCCGGCTCATGCTGCCAAGGATGTTATGTTCTTTCAGCAAGTCTTTATGCTTGTTTGATGTATATTGACTGCCTCGGTCGGAGTGATGGATGAGACCTTCAGCAGGTTTTTCTGTTACAATGGCCATCCTAAGCGCTTTACAAGCAAGCTCTGCTGTAGGGCGATTGTCCAGAGTCCAGCCAACTATTTTGCGTCTGGCTAAATCTAAGACACAAGCTAAATAACACCACTGGCCGCCCACACGGATATAGGTGATGTCAGCCAGCCACACCCTGTTTATTTCTTGCACCTCAAAGTTTTGATTTAACAGGTTGTCAAAGGCTTGTTCATTCGGGTCAGCTTTGGTGGTTTGCGGTTTGTATTTGCTTTTGATCTGGGCTTTGATGCTGTGAGCATGCATAATCCGCTGTACTTTGCTGCGCCCGATGATCATCCCTTTGTCGTTTAATTCTTCATAAACCTTTTGAACGCCGTAATTGT belongs to Dendrosporobacter quercicolus and includes:
- a CDS encoding tyrosine-type recombinase/integrase; protein product: MKDFPLSDTCKKAINDYLKETQLVYGTLFPSRKGGKAISRVQAYRILNDAARHIGITDAIGTHTLRKTFGYHAYQSGCDITRIQRLLNHSAPSITLSYIGITKDELDAVYIAKSLKF
- a CDS encoding helix-turn-helix domain-containing protein, which gives rise to MATFQERINQLYEEAKDTDYRLTQTEYAAKFGATRNQLKGWLDGRGEPSSEMMKLIAKMQGVSVSWLVGETNIRNFTNDPSANPIDLKIDHLPPEAIQNIKEYIELMRLKYRQKR
- a CDS encoding IS3 family transposase: MLRQKQQIRYPFIYDYRSQYAVSDLCRILKVARSGYYARVKAGCPKVCDRDAVVVAHIRQIEREHDHNYGVQKVYEELNDKGMIIGRSKVQRIMHAHSIKAQIKSKYKPQTTKADPNEQAFDNLLNQNFEVQEINRVWLADITYIRVGGQWCYLACVLDLARRKIVGWTLDNRPTAELACKALRMAIVTEKPAEGLIHHSDRGSQYTSNKHKDLLKEHNILGSMSRKGNPYDNAPMESFFRLLKVEHVKKRSFATLGQATASIEAWISYYNTRRRHSALGGISPLCYEIRRNSPFNLSA
- a CDS encoding inverse autotransporter beta domain-containing protein; the encoded protein is MKRTDISIQFQTDFKPIYSLETINPLGKMTDKVTNFYQFQFGNDLTAGTVANFGLGNRVLSDDKASMIGANIFFDHAFRHGHERIGGGLEYFQGRNEYRSNIYHAVSGEKEIDSVNHIFEKALSGYDYEIGTSFAKAPWAKLYLKGYHWDYTYANNVDGYKVRTVLQVTSQFNTELGYYKDNNATGQKYIKVMYNLAEKSNAPAMFEANKPIFRAGEDIKVENKRLDKVQRENDIRVETYQKVTSGGGTTIIPLAISFAHIGS
- a CDS encoding helix-turn-helix domain-containing protein encodes the protein MAIKRLAFILAREKLGLSKSAVAAATGISAQRYRRIEGNIEVRVDIEEAYKIANFLGYEHPKSIFLSINV